CCTGTGGCTTGAAGACGGCATCGTTGGCGATGACACCGACGGTCACATCGATGATATTTCGCGTTTTGTGAATCCAACAACCATCGTGACCGCAGTTGAGGAAAATCCAGACGATGAGAACTACGAGCCGCTGCAAAAAAATCTCGAATTGCTGAAAACTTTCACCGATCAAGATGGCAACCCATTCAACATTGTAGAAATTCCGATGCCGCCGAAGATCGAATTTGAAGATGAGCGATTGCCGGCAAGCTATGCTAATTTTTACATCGCAAACAATGTGGTGCTTGTGCCGACTTATCGCCACGCAAATGATTATAAAGTGGTTGAAATCTTGCAGCCGCTTTTTCCTGATCGGCGCGTGCAAGCGGTGGATTGCACGGATTTGGTGTTGGGACTCGGCGCAATTCACTGTGTGACACACGAATCGCCTTCGCTGGATGCGCTCTCGGAATTGTAACCCGAATTGTGACTTCTCAAGCCGCGAGCGGCCTGTGAGATAGTCAGCGCAAGAATTTGAAAGGAAAAAAGAGACGCAGCCATTTGCGTCTCTTTTTTTTAGCCGAAAAGCCAAACGCGTTTTTGCGAAAAATCAGGCATTGTTCAGCCCCGATTGATAAAACCCGAAAATGTGCGCCGCGCTTTTTACCAAAATCTTTGAATGAAAAACGCAGCGCCCATTCAGAATTTGGGTTTAATCTAAACGACTATCGATACTATTTTTGGAATGACGCTGCTTTTTTAATGGTTTTATGATTGAGATCATTTTTTCACGCCTTGCCGCCCGCTACTTTTAAATCATTCAAACACAGTTTTTTACCATTAACTTTTCAGGAGAAAGTGTTATGAGCATGTTTTGTTTTCAATGTCAGGAAGCACTGAAGGGCGAAGGCTGCACGGCGATTGGCGTTTGCGGAAAAACGTCGGAAGTTTCCAACTTGCAAGATCTGTTGGTTTATGTTCTCAAAGGCATTTCGATTTGCCAAAATGAGGCCAGAAAACAGGGCGTGTCGCGCAAAGAGGCGGATACATTTATTATGGATGGACTTTTTATGACCATCACCAATGTGAATTTCGACGATAGCCGATTCATAGAAAAAATTAAAGCGGGAATCGAGTTGCGTGAGCAGATTAAAGCGGCGCTCGAAAACGCCGGCGCGAAATTGCCGGAAAACTTGCCCGACGCTGCCACTTGGACTGCCGAAACAGACGAAGCTATTCATCTGAAAAGCCATGGCGAGGAAATTCGCGCCACGAAAACCGACGATATTCATTCCCTTCGCGAGCTCATCGTTTATGGCGTTAAAGGCATGGCCGCCTACGCGCAACACGCGGCGAATCTTGGATTTGAAAATCCTGAAATTTATGCGTTTATGGAAAAAGCGCTTGCCGCCACAATAGACGATTCCCTAACGATTGATGAGCTTCTTGCCTTAACGCTCGAAACCGGAAAATACGGCGTGGATGTAATGGCGCTGCTCGATAAAGCCAATACGGAAACTTTCGGCAATCCTGAGGTCACCACTGTGAAACTCGGTGTTCGCAAAAATCCGGGCATTTTGATTTCCGGCCACGATCTCAAAGATTTAGAAGAATTGCTGGTGCAAACCGAAGGCACGGGCGTAGATGTGTATACTCACTGCGAAATGTTGCCCGCGCACTATTATCCGGCGTTTAAGAAATACGAACATTTTGTTGGCAACTACGGCAATGCGTGGTGGCAGCAAAAAGAGGAATTTGAGAGCTTCAACGGACCGATTTTATTTACCACAAACTGCTTGGTTCCGCCTGCGCAAAATGCCAGCTATCGCGACAAGGTTTATACAACCGGCGCCGTGGGTTTCCCTGGATTTAAGCATGTGACAGAAAATGCGGAAGGCAAGAAAGATTATTCGGAAATCATTGCGCAGGCCAAGACTTGCGCCGCACCGAAATCGATTGAGTCGGGCGAGCTGGTTGGCGGATTTGCGCATCATCAAGTCATCGCGTTGGCCGATAAAGTGGTTGATGCCGTTAAGTCAGGTGCTATCAAGCAATTTTTCGTCATGGCTGGCTGCGACGGACGAATGCCTAACCGAAATTATTATTCCGAATTTGCAGAAAATTTGCCGCAAGATACCGTTATCCTAACGGCAGGATGCGCCAAATTCCGTTACAATAAATTGCCACTTGGCGACATCGGCGGCATTCCGCGCGTGCTCGACGCCGGCCAATGCAACGACTCGTACTCGCTTGCCGTCATCGCCTTGAAGCTGAAGGAAGTTTTTGGGCTGGAGGATGTCAATGAATTGCCAATTTCATACAACATCGCATGGTACGAGCAAAAAGCGGTCATCGTATTGCTGGCGCTTCTCGCTTTGGGCGTGAAAAATATTCATTTGGGGCCGACACTTCCCGCGTTTCTTTCACCGGGCGTTGCTGGTGTGCTGGTTGAAAAATTTGGCATTGCTGGAGTTGGAGCGGTTAGCGACGACATTGCACAATTTATGAGTCGCTAATGCAGGAAGCGCCATTTTCGCATCATCTCTAAAATAGAAGCGGGCGGTTAGGAGAATTTCTTAGCCGCCCGTTTTTTTTTGGCAAATCCAGCGTTTGGCGTTTATCCTGATTTTAAAAGTTAGAACTCACAAAAAAATTGTGTTTTCGCAAATTCTCTCAAACACTTTAGGCAACCACGAAGCCCCAATGGTCATGTGGTTTTTGAAATTAATCATTTACTGTAATGAACTTCTATACTGAAGTTTAAGCATTAAAATTGTTATGGAAAAGGAGACCCCGCATGTCTGATGAGCAAGCAGAGAATCTCGGCTGTTTAGCGTTGATTATACTTTTTATTGCCGGATTGGTGGGCGGCAAATTTCTTCTGGAGTTCATAATGGTCCCTGATGGAGCTGACATCACAATTGCCATCGCATTGTATGTGTTGCTATGGTTAGAACTATATGCAGAGGGAACAAAGAAAAGAGTGATACGATTTATTGCCACTTGGGCTGTTATGTTATTTATAGCAGCTGTCATAGGCATGTCCGCCAAGGCTATGAGTACGCTGTATGTGTTAGCTTGTTTATTTTACATGATAAGAAAGCTATTTGCAACGACCACTCCTGAGCCAGTCATCACTCTTGAGCCAAATAACCAGGCGGAAGAAGCACTTGTGCGATTAAAGGAATCACAAACGGGCAGTGCTCCATTCGTTCCGATAAGTTTAAATGTAAACGAGAAAGAATCAGTTGATCAACAACCACGCCTTGAAGCGCCACAACCTGAGCCGTCAAATGATGAGGAAAAATCCACTGTGCCTCCCAACGGCATTCCCTCCTTAACCGAATCCTCAAGACTTGAACAAGTAAGAACCGAGCGCTTAGATGATGTTCCATCGGATGAAAATGAGCCACAACATCGTCCCATAGCAAATGCTCCTGAAAACAAGCCGCCTTTGCAAAACATGGATATCAGCATTCGACTATTACATGCTGCGATGGCGTACAAAGGGCGAATCACCGCAGCGGAAGCCGCTGCGGGACTTTATATCCCGTACGAAGAGGCGCAACAGGAGTTGGAAGAGTTGGCCTCGCAAGGCGCGTGTCAAGTCACGGTTGGCGAAAGGGGCATTCTTGTTTACTATTTCCCCGAATTTGAAGATGATGATCATAAGAAAGGCGTTCTTTAAATTTTAGTACGGTTTTTTTAATAATGAATCCACCAATAAAGAAACTAAAAAGAGATTCCTTTTTATGGGGTGCTGCATATGTGTCGGGTTGGGTAACTTCTGCGCTATCTGCTCTGAGCTTTTTTACTTGCCTCATTACAGCCCCTAATGATATTGGTACTTTATTTGTGTTCTTGCTATGTCTCGGTGTTGGGTGGCTTGGAGTTGAACGATCAAAAAAAGGGAAAGAAAAAATAAACGCTATTTTGAAGCCAGTAGCCCCTCCTGATATCAGCGTTCAATTATTACATGTTGCTCAAGAGCATAAAGGGCGAATCACCACCGCGGAAGCCACATTAGCGTTAGGCAGCGAATTTGAAGTTGTGAAACAGGAACTCGATGCGCTGGCCTCGCAAGGCGCGTGTCAAGTCACGGTCGGCGAAAAAGGCATCATCTGTACTATTTCCCCGAGTTTGAAGATGTTGAGCATAAGAAAGACAGGCGCGTGTAAAAACTCCTGCGGATTCTAAAAATCTTGTACCGGTGGTGGGTAAAAGCGCCGCCGCCCGTTTTTTGCTTGTTTCTTCCTTATTTTCCACGCCGGTTAGGCCGCTTTTCCCTCGCGCATCGCAAGATATGTGTATATTTCCTCGTTTATGGCAGGCACTCCTGTTTTTCTTCATTTCACATTTTGATTTTCCTCTAATCTGTGGTAATTAAGCAGGTTAAAGGAAAATTATTCGTGAGGAATTTTTAACCGAAAACGCCGAGAAAATGGGCATTCAGCTTTCAAATGATTTGCTATCAATCCAAGAAGCTCGAGACTTGCTTCAGCAAGCCGCCGAAGCGCTTAAGACATTCAAACATTTTTCGCAAGAAAAAGTGGACGCTATCGTGAAAGCGATGGCCGAAGCTGGCTACGAAGCTCGCGAGGAGCTGGCCAAAATGGCCGTCGAGGAAACCGGTTTTGGAAAAGTGGAGGATAAAATTCTAAAAAATATTCTCGGCTCAAAAACGCTTTATGAATACATCGCCCCGATGAAAACATGCGGGATTATAGATAAGCGAGAAAATGGCAAAATTTGGGATATTGCCACGCCGATGGGCGTTGTAGCCGCGTTGATTCCTTCGACCAATCCAACGTCGACGATGCTCTACAAATCAATTATTTCGCTGAAATCCAGAAACGCGATTGTCGCTTCGCCACATCCGGCGGCAAAAAAATGCACCGCCCGCGCAGCGCAAATCATGCGTGAGGCAGCCGTAAGAGCCGGCGCGCCGGAAGGCTTGATTCACTGCATGACGAACCCAACGCTGGAAGGCACAGGGGAACTCATGAAACACAGTTTGACGGGCGTGATTTTGGCTACGGGAAGCACGCCAATGGTGAAAGCGGCGTATTCGTCAGGAAAACCGGCTTATGGCGTTGGGCCGGGCAACGTGCCTGCTTTTATCGAGCGCACGGCGAATGTCAAAAAAGCGGTGGCCGACATTATTTTCGGAAAAACATTCGATAACGGCACGATTTGCGCTTCTGAGCAAGCTGTGGTTTGCGATTTGCCGATTAAATCTCAAGTGATTGAGGAGATGAAAAAACGCGGCGCGTATTTCTTAAATCCTGAAGAGAAAGAAACACTTTCGCGCTTTATGTTTCCACGCGGGTTAAATGCGGCAGTGGTTGGAAAACCGGCGGCAGTTATTGCAGCGCAAGCCGGAATTACAGTGCCGGAAACTACAAAAGTTTTGGTGGCGGAGCTTGCCGAGGTTGGAAAAATGGCGCCACTCTCTGCTGAAAAGCTTTCGCCTGTGCTGGCGTTTTACACCGAAGATGGTTGGGAAGCGGGTTGCCGGCGCTGCATGGAACTGCTTGATTTTGGCGGCATTGGGCATTCGCTTTCGTTGCATTCGCAAAACGAGCATGTCATCATGCAATTTGCCATGCACAAGCCCGCGCATCGGATTTTGATTAACACGGTTTCGTCGGTGGGCGCAGTGGGCTATACAACCGCGCTGGCGCCATCTTTGACGCTCGGCCCAGGCACCATTGGCGGCTCTATCACAACGGAAAACGTTGGACCAATGCAGCTCTTGAATATCAAACGTGTTGCATTCGAAACCAATCCAGTCAATGATAAGGACGGCAATCCGGTTGCTCAAGCTGCAGTCGCAAGCAAAGAAGCCACCGTTAACGCAACCGCGCAAGTGGCAACGCAAACGAAGCCGAGTTATAAAAAGCTTCCTGAAAGCAGCATCATGGCGGAAATCGAGGAAAGAATTCGTTTGAAAGCGGGCAACACGCCAGCCGGGTTTTTAGGAAAAAAAGTCACACCCGTTAAGGAAAATCAGAGCGGAAAGCTGACAAGTGAAGAGGTCGATGAAATTGTAAAAACCTTTCAAAAATAAAAAACGCGCCCCGGAGGAAATCCCCGGGGCGACCTATCAATAAAACAACAAAACAAAAACAACAAAGGAGGTTCTGCCTGAAAAAGCAGAACTAACAAAGAACAGACCATAAAAATATGAAAAATCCTCTCAAATCCTACTTCCAATGAACGGAATAATAAGCCGATTTCAATAATGTTTATCCTTGCCCTCAACTCCTGATAATTCTATACTTACAAATTCAATATCGAAATAAAACTCAGAGAAAAATGCCACAGGGTGCGCAAGCTTTTGCTCGCACGAGCAGGAAAAATAGTCAGTTCTGTGTCTTCGTTTGGGCGTTTTGTTCGTGAGGTTTATAGGCCGGTTTCATTTGGAAGGTCAAGCGCCAGCAATCTAAATTTGAAAAACGTGTTCGTTCTCAAAATTTGCAAGGCGTTTTTATTTTCGGTTTTAGTGAAAACCGCCCGCGTTTTTATGCTACTTCACTTTGCGCGAGGTCGCGTCTAATTCGGAAAATTGTTTTTCCATTTTGGACAGACGCAAATCAAGGCGAAATAAATAGCTGAAAATGCCGGTCCAAATAATCATCACCACCGTCAGAACGATGTAAAGCGGATTTTGCTCTAAAAACTCAATCATAAAAACGTTGTCTATTTGTCCGTTCGTGAAAACGGGATTTCTTGCAAAATTTATAAAATATCGTTGAACGAACGCTTCAGCAGCTTGGCCACAAGTTCTTCCAACTTATTTAAACGCGGCTGATTTTGAACACCTTCGAAAGCTGTGTCGAAAAACGTTTCGGCGATGCTTAGCGCGATATCTTCGCCGAGCGTTTTGGCGCCGAGCGTCAGCACATTGGCGTCTATGCGGGTGCGAGCTGCACGAGCCGTAAATTCGTTGTGACACATTGCCGCACGAACGCCAGGAAATTTATTCAACATCATTGCCGATTCCACGCCCGTGCCGTCGATCATCACGCCAAACGCAGCGCGTTTGTGCCGAACCGCCTCGCCAATGCTGAACGCATAATCGAGAAGTTCGCAATGCGTGTTTGTGTCCGTTCCCATATCAATGACGCGAAAATTTTTCTCGGAGAGCATTTGCCGCAAAGCATCTTTCAACTCTACGCCTGTGTGGTCGCTGCCCAGGGCAACAGTCGTTGCCGAAGGAACCGGTTTTGAAAACCCAGCTACCTGTTCCGATTCCGCATCAAGGAAAACGATTTTAAAATCCTTTGCTCGATCGCGAGCAAGCGGCGTAATCAGGGTGAACTTTTTCACCAAAAGCGTGTCGCGGCCTCGTCGGGCGGCGTTCAAAACATCTTTTTCCGTAATTAGAAACCGCGCCATTTTCCATATTTTCGTTACTTTCTGAAAAGGCTCTAAATTTACGCTAAAAAGATATTCAATACGGAAAAAGTGGCAATAAAAAAATCAAAAGAATCGGAAAAGACGCTGGAGGAATTAATTGCAAGATTGGAGGCGATCGCCAATCAGATTCAAGACGGCGAGGCTGGACTGGAAAAATCTATCGAACTCTATGAAGAAGGTCAAGCCATTGCGCAAGAATGCACAAAACGCCTGAATGCCGCGCAGAAAAAGTTGGAAACCATCAATCCAAATTTGATTGAGCCAAAGCCACAAAGTCGCCCTTATCAAGACTTGCCCGGCGACGAGAACGAAACCCTTTTTGCGTAGGCAAGCGGAGATTTTTTTGAATTTGAGCGACTATTACTTCAACAGTCATTTTCGCAACATTTTCCAAATTTGATGTGTTGTTTATATTTGAATTGTGATAATCGCAAAAAGACGGTTGCTATCATGAAAAAAAATTATAGAACAGATTACTTATACACAACCCCCTCATTTTTAACAGGCTTGGGCAGTGCTTTTAATCTTGCTGGAAATTATTACGGATACCGTCGTTTATTTAGCGCCGATGATGAGGCGGCAATCGCATCGGATTGGACGACAATCACGAGATAGTCAAGAAATGTCGCATGTGAAATGAGTGATATTAACCCGATGGTTTTATAACGGGATTTCTTCGCCATGAAGTAAAAACGTGTATTGAAAACGTAGAGAGGTACGGCCGTGCCTCTCTACGTTGTTACGGTAGAAATTTTTATCACAATATGATACCGCCGGATTAACAGCAACATCACCTCAAAAAAAACTCCGCCGAAAACAGACCGACTTTTACAAAAAGCGAAGCTCCCCCGAAAGAAAGCTTCGCCTTCAACGCTTTTACGAACATCCGCTTGTCATGCCGCAATCTTCGCAGACCGTGCAGCTTCCGTTTTGCTTGACATTCATCGAGGCGCAATTTGGGCATTGCTCGCCCGTGTAGCCCTTCACACGCGCTTCCAGAATTTTCTGCGTTTCGCTCATCATGCGCGAGCTTGGCGCGGTCGTGTTCGGGTGCTTTTTGTTTGCGTGCTTGCCCTCCGACGACATTTTAATTTCGGGATGCGCGGGACTGGCATGTTTCGGTTCGGCAACCGCGCTGCCTTTTTCCTTATCCGCGTGGCCATTGCCTGATGGCAGTTCATCAACGGCTTTCACATGCACGAAATCCGTGCGCTGCAAGTAATCATAGCCGATGGAACGAAACACGTAATCCAAGATGGAAGTGGCGTTTTTAATTGCCTCGTGGCCGTCCACGCGGCCAGCCGGTTCAAAACGGGTGAAGGTAAAACTATCGACCAGCTCTTCAAGCGGCATGCCGTATTGCAACGCTTTGGAGGCCAACACGGCAAAGCAGTTCAGCAAGCCTTTGAACGACGCGCCTTCTTTATACATATCAATGAAAATTTCCCCCAGCGTGCCGTCTTCATACTCGCCGGTTCTGAGAAAAACCTTATGCCCGTTCACATACGCCTCGCGAATGTAGCCCTTGCGCTTTTTCGGCAGCCGCCTGCGTTCGTTGTGTTTAGCAATGCGCTCTTCGATGTGCGAATGAACTTCCTTCGGCCCTTTGGTTTCGTCGAGCGTTTGTTCGTCGCCGAGCATGACGATTTCGTCCAAGTCGTCGTAGCTCGCGCTGTTGAGCGGTTGCGAGAGCTTTGACGTGTCGCGGTAAAGCGCAATGGCTTTGAGCATGTAGTGCCACGAGGAAAGATAAACTTCGCGAATTTGCTCGACCGTCGCTTCGGCGGGCATATTCACGGTTTTGGAAATGGCGCCGGAAATGAACGGCTGCACGGCGGCCATCATGCGCACATGCGCCATATAATCAATATAGCGCTTGCCTTTGCGACCGCATTTGCTCGCGCAATCAAATACCGGCAGATGCTCGGGCTTGAGGTGCGGCGCATCTTCAATCATCATCGTGCCGCAGATGTAGTCGTTTGCCGCCTCGATTTCCGCTTTTGCATAGCCGAGCGACTTGAGCATATCGAAGTTCGGGTCGTTCAGTTCTTGTTCGCTAAAGCCGAGCGATTTGCAAAACTCCTCGCCGAGCGTCCATTTGTTAAACGCAAATTTAATGTCGAACACAAGCCCCAGTTGCGACTCGACGGCTTCCAATTTTTCCGTCGTAAATCCTTTTTCCAAAAGGCTTTCGCGCGTGACGAACGGAGCGCCTTCGAGCGTGCCGTGCCCTTTACAATAATTTTCAATGTCTGCAATTTGCTCGTCGCTATAACCGAGATTCATCAGCGATTTATGAACGGATTGATTGACGATTTTGAAGTAGCCGCCGCCCGCCAGCTTTTTGAATTTGACGATAGCAAAGTCCGGCTCGATGCCCGTCGTGCCGCAATCCATCACGAGGCCGATGGTGTTGTGGCTGACAAACCCGTTGGCGATGTAAGTTACGTTTTCAGGCACGGAAAGGTCGTAGGTGAGCGCCTCGCCGCCGTCCTCGTTGTCCTCAACGACATCGTAATAAAAGTTTAAAGCTCGCAGCAGCGATTCGCACTCGACTTCGCCCAAAGCCCGCTCCAAGCTCGTGCGCGTCACAGCGCCGCGCCGCGTGATGGAAAGTTGCAGCGCGTTTTGCTCGTTTTCGCAAGCGAGCGCCGATTCGAATTCCGGTTCGGTCAAATAAACATCGTCGCTCCGTTCGCTTTGCAGCGTTTGTTCGGTGATAATCGCCGCCTGTTTGCGCTCGCCCATAAATCCGATTTTTTCCTTGAAGGCGTGTGTATAATTGCGATTGAGCAGGCGAAGGACATAGAGCGTAGATTGTCCCCAGCCGGAAATATCTTCCTTCGTCGTCGTCGGGAAACCGAGCGCGAGCATGAGCGATTTCACCTGCAAGGCAAATTCCTTTTGCGACGACGTCCAACACGGCACGCCGTTCGTAACCGTTCCGTCCGCTTCGAACAGGCCGCGCAAAAATGCGGTGTAGCAAGCCGTATCGTTGGTGTAAAGAATCGCGTTCGGAATGCGCGGCAGCCAACCTTTGCCCTTGTGATGCTCGCTCGGCGGCAACTTGGCAAATCCGCAGGCCTGCCACCAAAGCGTCAAGCGCACGGAATGAATCGCCACCTCGATATATCCCTGCTTGGCTTCAACATGCACCTCAAGATTAAATAACGAGCGGCTTAACTCGGCGAGCCGTTGAACGACGTCCGCGTCTTCTTTTGAGACGCAAAAACGAAGGCCTTTGCTATGAAGCGAGCCGTCGCCCATGAAATAGCCGACCAATTCGGCAAGCTCGGGCGTGACGATTTCCGGCGCAACCGCGCGAGGCTCGGCGTTCCAATGCAGTTCTCCGAGCGGCGGCAAGAGTGCGGTTTGCGGTTTGCCGAAAACGGTTTTCATGCCGAGCGGCACAATGTCGCCTTTGGCAATTTCGCCGAAGCGTTTCCAAACCCATTCGCCCGTTTTTGTATCAACGACTTTGATGCGATGCTCCGGTGTGCCTTGAATTTCGTAACCGGCAGAGGTCACGATTTTGCGCGTTTTTGCCACGCCGTTGATATAAAACTTGGTCGCCTTTTTTGCGCCCTCGTCGGTCATCACCTTGAAATCGGCATCTTGCCACTTTGCGCCCTGCGTGTCGCCGAGCGAACCGAGCGGCACCAGTCCGCGCTCGGTTGCGACAAGCGAGCCGCCCACAAGGCAGCCGGTCGGCGCAATCACACTGACCTGCGCGTTACGGAAGCCGTGTTTTTCGCCTAATTTCAATGCCCGATCCCAAGTTTCGCCCGCCACTTTGCAAAGCTTTTTCGGGCAATGCGCCGGGTCGAGGCTCATCGGAACGACGGATAAATCCTCATAGTCTTCTTTCGGGGCGTTGTGTGCAGCGTGGCGATGGTTGCGAACGACGCGCAGCATGGCGTCGCGGTTGTGCGCAAATTTCGGAAATGCGCCGATGTCGGCGGCCATTTCGGCGGAAGTCGCATAGGCTTCGCCGGTCATAATCGCGGAAATTGCGCCCGCAACGGCAAGGGCTTTGGGCGAATCATACGGCGTGCCGGAAACCATCAGAAGCGAACCGAGGTTGGCAAATCCCAAACCGAGCGTGCGATAATCGTAGCTTTGCTGCGCGATTTTCGGCGAGGGATATTGCGCCATCAAAACGGAGATTTCAAGCGTGAGCGTCCAAACGCGGGCGGCATGGCGCAGCGCATCGGTATCGACATCGCCCGTTTTTTCATTGACAAAATGAATCAGATTGAGGCTCGCAAGATTGCACGCCGTGTCGTCGAGGAACATGTATTCGGAGCAATTATGAACGCCGATGCCGTTTGCGACAAAATGATGCGTTTCCGGTTCGGTCAAATCAAAAACCGGTTCTTCGCCGATGTATTCAAGCGATTTGATTTTATCGTTGAGCGGTTCGGCATAAGCCGCGACGGATTGGTTGAGTTCGGCGAGCTTTCGAGCTTTTTCCGTTTCCGGGAAAAATCCGATTTCGGCTTCAAAGCGCACGCGCGAACTTCTGCTAATGCGCAGGCTGTGCATCTCCAAAACC
Above is a window of Chloroherpeton thalassium ATCC 35110 DNA encoding:
- the hcp gene encoding hydroxylamine reductase encodes the protein MSMFCFQCQEALKGEGCTAIGVCGKTSEVSNLQDLLVYVLKGISICQNEARKQGVSRKEADTFIMDGLFMTITNVNFDDSRFIEKIKAGIELREQIKAALENAGAKLPENLPDAATWTAETDEAIHLKSHGEEIRATKTDDIHSLRELIVYGVKGMAAYAQHAANLGFENPEIYAFMEKALAATIDDSLTIDELLALTLETGKYGVDVMALLDKANTETFGNPEVTTVKLGVRKNPGILISGHDLKDLEELLVQTEGTGVDVYTHCEMLPAHYYPAFKKYEHFVGNYGNAWWQQKEEFESFNGPILFTTNCLVPPAQNASYRDKVYTTGAVGFPGFKHVTENAEGKKDYSEIIAQAKTCAAPKSIESGELVGGFAHHQVIALADKVVDAVKSGAIKQFFVMAGCDGRMPNRNYYSEFAENLPQDTVILTAGCAKFRYNKLPLGDIGGIPRVLDAGQCNDSYSLAVIALKLKEVFGLEDVNELPISYNIAWYEQKAVIVLLALLALGVKNIHLGPTLPAFLSPGVAGVLVEKFGIAGVGAVSDDIAQFMSR
- a CDS encoding acetaldehyde dehydrogenase (acetylating), with protein sequence MGIQLSNDLLSIQEARDLLQQAAEALKTFKHFSQEKVDAIVKAMAEAGYEAREELAKMAVEETGFGKVEDKILKNILGSKTLYEYIAPMKTCGIIDKRENGKIWDIATPMGVVAALIPSTNPTSTMLYKSIISLKSRNAIVASPHPAAKKCTARAAQIMREAAVRAGAPEGLIHCMTNPTLEGTGELMKHSLTGVILATGSTPMVKAAYSSGKPAYGVGPGNVPAFIERTANVKKAVADIIFGKTFDNGTICASEQAVVCDLPIKSQVIEEMKKRGAYFLNPEEKETLSRFMFPRGLNAAVVGKPAAVIAAQAGITVPETTKVLVAELAEVGKMAPLSAEKLSPVLAFYTEDGWEAGCRRCMELLDFGGIGHSLSLHSQNEHVIMQFAMHKPAHRILINTVSSVGAVGYTTALAPSLTLGPGTIGGSITTENVGPMQLLNIKRVAFETNPVNDKDGNPVAQAAVASKEATVNATAQVATQTKPSYKKLPESSIMAEIEERIRLKAGNTPAGFLGKKVTPVKENQSGKLTSEEVDEIVKTFQK
- a CDS encoding CcmD family protein, whose translation is MIEFLEQNPLYIVLTVVMIIWTGIFSYLFRLDLRLSKMEKQFSELDATSRKVK
- a CDS encoding RpiB/LacA/LacB family sugar-phosphate isomerase, translating into MARFLITEKDVLNAARRGRDTLLVKKFTLITPLARDRAKDFKIVFLDAESEQVAGFSKPVPSATTVALGSDHTGVELKDALRQMLSEKNFRVIDMGTDTNTHCELLDYAFSIGEAVRHKRAAFGVMIDGTGVESAMMLNKFPGVRAAMCHNEFTARAARTRIDANVLTLGAKTLGEDIALSIAETFFDTAFEGVQNQPRLNKLEELVAKLLKRSFNDIL
- the xseB gene encoding exodeoxyribonuclease VII small subunit; translation: MAIKKSKESEKTLEELIARLEAIANQIQDGEAGLEKSIELYEEGQAIAQECTKRLNAAQKKLETINPNLIEPKPQSRPYQDLPGDENETLFA
- a CDS encoding intein-containing adenosylcobalamin-dependent ribonucleoside-diphosphate reductase, which gives rise to MKILRRFSKPDCTVFDLFEYTYRSSVLRNPDGSTVFEMHNVEVPVHWSQVATDILAQKYFRKAGVPQLSKDGKPVIDADGNQVFGGETSIKQVVHRMAACWRDWGERYGYFDSPEDAQAYYDETAYMLLKQMAAPNSPQWFNTGLAAAYGISGRSQGHFFVDPDTGKLTQSEDSYTRPQAHACFIQSVQDDLVNEGGIFDLVVREARVFKFGSGTGTNFSNIRAEGEMLSGGGTSSGLMSFLKIFDAAAGAIKSGGTTRRAAKMVIVNIDHPDIEEFIEWKAKEEEKVAAMVAGSKINSTFLKAILHEALENGADRKTNPALNDLIQRALYRGVPMNYILRTLSLVSQGFTSLDFESYDTHYESEAYSTVSGQNSNNTIRLTNEFMQAVENDEMWELRWRTDGSVCRTVRAAELWNKIAFSAWKCADPGLQFDTTINEWHTCPNDGRINASNPCVTAETLVATDRGLERIGDLVGEARGIKSLDGKLHWVEKIFPTGTKPVYELKTKSGYRLKLTGDHLVFTENRGDVKACELTKDDVVRLVGGEFGSETTGSANMAQLIGLLTGDGCITRVNEKTAAGEDRRVGFLTLDKAERDVAEWANSFINELRPELGEHNKKGAVVETATTARVSVGSPRILEVMEKFAVLDKGSAEKIFTDSVFRLSRAEQAALLRGLFTADGTVANYGEKSQYVALDSVSLPLLGQVQLLLLNFGIKAKIYENRRAGNLTAILPDGKGGVKEYPVLEMHSLRISRSSRVRFEAEIGFFPETEKARKLAELNQSVAAYAEPLNDKIKSLEYIGEEPVFDLTEPETHHFVANGIGVHNCSEYMFLDDTACNLASLNLIHFVNEKTGDVDTDALRHAARVWTLTLEISVLMAQYPSPKIAQQSYDYRTLGLGFANLGSLLMVSGTPYDSPKALAVAGAISAIMTGEAYATSAEMAADIGAFPKFAHNRDAMLRVVRNHRHAAHNAPKEDYEDLSVVPMSLDPAHCPKKLCKVAGETWDRALKLGEKHGFRNAQVSVIAPTGCLVGGSLVATERGLVPLGSLGDTQGAKWQDADFKVMTDEGAKKATKFYINGVAKTRKIVTSAGYEIQGTPEHRIKVVDTKTGEWVWKRFGEIAKGDIVPLGMKTVFGKPQTALLPPLGELHWNAEPRAVAPEIVTPELAELVGYFMGDGSLHSKGLRFCVSKEDADVVQRLAELSRSLFNLEVHVEAKQGYIEVAIHSVRLTLWWQACGFAKLPPSEHHKGKGWLPRIPNAILYTNDTACYTAFLRGLFEADGTVTNGVPCWTSSQKEFALQVKSLMLALGFPTTTKEDISGWGQSTLYVLRLLNRNYTHAFKEKIGFMGERKQAAIITEQTLQSERSDDVYLTEPEFESALACENEQNALQLSITRRGAVTRTSLERALGEVECESLLRALNFYYDVVEDNEDGGEALTYDLSVPENVTYIANGFVSHNTIGLVMDCGTTGIEPDFAIVKFKKLAGGGYFKIVNQSVHKSLMNLGYSDEQIADIENYCKGHGTLEGAPFVTRESLLEKGFTTEKLEAVESQLGLVFDIKFAFNKWTLGEEFCKSLGFSEQELNDPNFDMLKSLGYAKAEIEAANDYICGTMMIEDAPHLKPEHLPVFDCASKCGRKGKRYIDYMAHVRMMAAVQPFISGAISKTVNMPAEATVEQIREVYLSSWHYMLKAIALYRDTSKLSQPLNSASYDDLDEIVMLGDEQTLDETKGPKEVHSHIEERIAKHNERRRLPKKRKGYIREAYVNGHKVFLRTGEYEDGTLGEIFIDMYKEGASFKGLLNCFAVLASKALQYGMPLEELVDSFTFTRFEPAGRVDGHEAIKNATSILDYVFRSIGYDYLQRTDFVHVKAVDELPSGNGHADKEKGSAVAEPKHASPAHPEIKMSSEGKHANKKHPNTTAPSSRMMSETQKILEARVKGYTGEQCPNCASMNVKQNGSCTVCEDCGMTSGCS